The DNA segment gtcatttgaaagttgactttatttaCTTtcgagagtcaaaaggggcctaagctttcgatcctagcagaatcttcgtcggaggcaaaatgacaaacatataaagtggaacaaccatgatatagaccactaacatccaacagcaacactagaaacaaggagacaaaaggggcattagtaagaagagatgaccaatcaggttgatgaaggggaagaaagaaaaggagtaggcagacacaaagggaagtagGTGTGAGTAAGGcaaaagaaagacctcaagccaagagggattaagatgtggggcaggcaacatcaaacaggatctggaacaaaacagtgataaagggtatgaggaagagatgaataacaagagaattagtgagaggtaggtcaaacaggtaacaaagaaaggcataataaactggtgCAAAAGAGTGggggggaaaagggaaagaatgggAAACAACTGAACATGTGCAAAAGACATAAGTATGTatgaaagaggaaaaaacaaactaagagaagaaagtaagtgtaaaaataaatctgtaagtataaaaGTATGTAAATATATCCAGAAAGGAAtctatatgaaaaaatatataaatgtatatacatatggTATTGGTAGATAAAACTGATATAGTGAACCGCTGGGTGTGAGGGAAAAAACAGCAGACTatatagaagaagaagaagaaaaaaaaacacacctgTATATATGGAAGGGAAGCAAATTGCCTAAagggtaaaagcaaataaagaagctgatgttgtatgagagagggggtgtattaagaaaacatgaaaaaggcaAAATAATTAAGTGGTAAATCTTAGAGGTgggtggagagaaaaaaaaacaaatatataatgattattatatttcCTGAATAAGGGAGAAATAAGGGAGAACGCCAGGCTCTCTCATCACTCAAAAACAGGTCCGACATCATCATCAAGCCTGCAGACAAAGGATCAGTCGTCGTCGTCATGGACCGCCAGCAGTACATCGATGAAGCCATGAAACATCTCAATAATCGTTCTCGCTATGCACTCCTTGATTCTGACCCCACTTGTAATTTCTCCCTACAGATCCAATCGACACTGAATGACATGAAAGACAACAAGCATCTCTCCGAGAAGGCCCACAAATTTCTCTCCCCTACTAATGCTAAACCTGCCCGCTTCTATCTCCTCCCCAAGATCCACAAACCTGGCAACCCTGGTCGACCCATCCTCTCAGGAAATGGTTCCCCAACAGAGAACAtctccctttttgttgattacCACATTAAACCCCTTGTCTCACGTGCACCCTCTTACATCCACGACACTCCAGACTTTCTCAGGAAACTCAATGACATCAAGGACCAGATACCGGAGACTGCGATCATCGGCACTTTGGATGTTtcttcactgtacaccattatTCCCCACGATGAAGGTATCAAAGCATCATGTGAAGCCTTGGCCGCCAGTGGCCATTCCAGTCCCCCCATTTCCGATATCAAATCTCTGATGTCTCATGTACTAACAAAAAACAACTTCACTTTCATGGACCAGCACTACCTACAGATATTCGGCACAGCAATGGGCACTCGGATGGCTCCTTCATTCGCCTGTCTCTTCATGACCAAGCTGGAACAGCAGATGTTAGATTCAGCCCCCTGTCGCCCATGGATTTGGTGGCGTTACATCGACGACATTTTCTTCATCTGGACCAGGGAGGAAGATAGCCTCCACACATTCATTGACCACATCAAATCCTTCCACAGGACCATCAAATTCACTTCTGATTTCTCCCAACAGGAAACCCACTTTCTTGATGTCACAGT comes from the Lytechinus variegatus isolate NC3 chromosome 9, Lvar_3.0, whole genome shotgun sequence genome and includes:
- the LOC121421481 gene encoding uncharacterized protein LOC121421481 → MDRQQYIDEAMKHLNNRSRYALLDSDPTCNFSLQIQSTLNDMKDNKHLSEKAHKFLSPTNAKPARFYLLPKIHKPGNPGRPILSGNGSPTENISLFVDYHIKPLVSRAPSYIHDTPDFLRKLNDIKDQIPHHVKPWPPVAIPVPPFPISNL